In Myxococcales bacterium, a single window of DNA contains:
- the uvrA gene encoding excinuclease ABC subunit UvrA: MDRLVVVGAREHNLKNVSLSLPRGKLVVFTGPSGSGKSSLAFDTIYAEGQRRYVESLSAYARQFLEQLGKPDVERIDGLSPAIAIEQRPLSRSPRSTVGTVTEIADYLRLLFARVGVPHCPSCGKRIEAQTVQQITDRIAGLGEGSRLSLLAPICRARKGELKLELERLRREGFVRARIDGQLVDLGDDLALDRSRPHDLDVVVDRVVLKEGVLGRLTDSVELALKLGEGRLLVLPALPAEGAPLWLSERFACVDCGVSLPPIEPRLFSFNGPHGACPSCDGLGARTAIEPRRVIGEPHRTLREGVVLAWGRRGSVALAMECARATAALSVDADVPWQQLSEAHREALLFGVDPASSKKDSASASATTRQSKSKKQAATTAYEGIVPRLEARLAGQSLTTRERDGGDDAEPDETEGAIADDELGRFSEVRTCAACGGLRLRPEALAVRLAGRDITTLGALPLDRLAALVRDLESDAAALTPRERTIAEPLLKAIGARIGFLVEVGLGYLSLDRSAQTLSSGEGQRIRLATQIGAALVGVLYVLDEPSVGLHARDNARLIEAQLRLRDLGNTVLVVEHDREAILAADHVVDLGPGAGAHGGHVVAEGTPAELMANPASVTGPWLSGDRALSLPAARRKARSGHLSIVGARAHNLKNVDVDVPLGLFTCFTGVSGSGKSSLVVDTLLPAVRSVKYGAQGAVGDCDKVLGLDLVDKVVSIDQAPIGRTPRSNPATYTGVFALLRELYASLPEARARGYKPGRFSFNVKGGRCEACQGDGVLRVEMHFLPDLFVTCDACSGRRYNRETLEVKYRGLSVADALDLTVEAALATFDTLPNVRVRLEALARVGLGYLTLGQAATTLSGGEAQRVKLARELARTATGQTLYVLDEPTTGLHFGDIEVLLVALQGLADLGNTVVVIEHNLDVVACADWVVDVGPDGGELGGQIVAVGTPEAIAAHPTSHTGRYLAPVLARAGTQAEGKRAGAKKTGTKAKPATSAGAAGHGRRP, translated from the coding sequence ATGGACCGCCTCGTGGTCGTGGGCGCGCGAGAGCACAACCTGAAGAACGTCTCGCTGTCGCTCCCTCGCGGCAAGCTCGTCGTCTTCACGGGCCCGAGCGGCTCGGGCAAGTCGTCGCTCGCGTTCGACACCATCTACGCCGAGGGGCAGCGCCGCTACGTCGAGTCGCTCTCGGCCTACGCGCGGCAGTTCCTCGAGCAGCTCGGCAAGCCCGACGTCGAGCGGATCGACGGCCTCTCGCCGGCCATCGCGATCGAGCAGCGGCCGCTCTCTCGCTCGCCGCGCTCCACCGTCGGCACGGTGACCGAGATCGCCGACTACCTGCGGCTGCTCTTCGCGCGCGTCGGTGTGCCCCACTGCCCGAGCTGCGGAAAACGCATCGAGGCCCAGACCGTCCAGCAGATCACCGACCGCATCGCGGGGCTCGGCGAGGGCTCGCGGCTGTCGCTGCTCGCGCCCATCTGCCGCGCGCGCAAGGGCGAGCTCAAGCTCGAGCTCGAGCGCCTGCGGCGAGAGGGCTTCGTGCGCGCGCGCATCGACGGCCAGCTCGTCGACCTCGGCGACGACCTCGCGCTCGACCGCTCGAGGCCCCACGACCTCGACGTGGTGGTCGACCGCGTCGTGCTGAAGGAGGGCGTCCTCGGCAGGCTCACCGACAGCGTCGAGCTCGCGCTGAAGCTCGGCGAGGGCCGCCTCCTCGTGCTCCCCGCGCTCCCCGCCGAAGGCGCGCCGCTCTGGCTCTCGGAGCGCTTCGCGTGCGTCGACTGCGGCGTCTCGCTGCCGCCCATCGAGCCTCGGCTCTTCTCGTTCAACGGCCCCCACGGCGCCTGCCCCTCGTGCGACGGCCTCGGCGCTCGCACGGCCATCGAGCCTCGGCGCGTCATCGGCGAGCCTCACCGCACGCTGCGCGAGGGCGTCGTGCTCGCGTGGGGCCGCCGCGGCAGCGTCGCCCTCGCGATGGAGTGCGCCCGCGCGACCGCGGCCCTCTCGGTCGACGCCGACGTGCCGTGGCAGCAGCTCTCGGAGGCGCACCGCGAGGCGCTGCTGTTCGGTGTGGACCCCGCGTCGAGCAAGAAAGACAGCGCGAGCGCGAGCGCGACCACGCGACAGTCAAAGAGCAAGAAGCAGGCGGCGACGACCGCGTACGAGGGGATCGTCCCGCGGCTCGAGGCCAGGCTCGCCGGGCAGTCGCTCACGACGCGAGAACGCGACGGCGGCGACGACGCGGAGCCCGACGAGACCGAGGGCGCCATCGCCGACGACGAGCTCGGGCGGTTCTCCGAGGTGCGCACGTGCGCCGCCTGCGGCGGCCTTCGACTGAGGCCCGAGGCGCTCGCGGTGCGCCTCGCCGGCCGCGACATCACCACCCTCGGCGCGCTGCCGCTCGACCGCCTCGCGGCCCTCGTGCGCGACCTCGAGTCCGACGCGGCCGCGCTGACGCCCCGCGAGCGGACCATCGCCGAGCCGCTCCTCAAGGCGATCGGCGCCCGCATCGGCTTCCTCGTGGAGGTGGGCCTCGGGTACCTCTCGCTCGACCGCAGCGCGCAGACGCTCTCCAGCGGCGAAGGCCAGCGCATCCGCCTCGCGACGCAGATCGGAGCCGCGCTGGTAGGCGTGCTCTACGTGCTCGACGAGCCGTCGGTGGGGCTCCACGCGCGCGACAACGCGCGCCTCATCGAGGCCCAGCTCCGCCTCCGCGATCTCGGCAACACCGTGCTCGTCGTCGAGCACGACCGCGAGGCGATCCTCGCGGCCGACCACGTGGTCGACCTCGGCCCCGGCGCCGGGGCGCACGGCGGCCACGTCGTCGCCGAGGGCACGCCGGCAGAGCTCATGGCGAACCCGGCTTCGGTCACCGGGCCGTGGCTCTCCGGCGACCGCGCGCTCTCCCTGCCGGCGGCGCGACGGAAGGCGCGCAGCGGTCACCTCTCGATCGTCGGGGCGCGCGCGCACAACCTGAAGAACGTGGACGTCGACGTCCCGCTCGGCCTCTTCACCTGCTTCACCGGGGTCTCGGGCTCGGGCAAATCGAGCCTCGTGGTCGACACCCTGCTGCCGGCCGTTCGCTCGGTGAAGTACGGCGCGCAGGGCGCCGTCGGCGACTGCGACAAGGTGCTCGGCCTCGACCTCGTCGACAAGGTCGTGAGCATCGACCAGGCCCCCATCGGCCGCACGCCGCGCTCGAACCCGGCCACCTACACCGGCGTCTTCGCGCTGCTCCGTGAGCTCTACGCGTCGCTCCCGGAGGCCCGGGCGCGCGGCTACAAGCCCGGGCGCTTCTCGTTCAACGTGAAGGGCGGGCGGTGCGAGGCCTGCCAGGGCGACGGCGTCCTGCGCGTCGAGATGCACTTCTTGCCCGACCTCTTCGTGACCTGCGACGCTTGCTCAGGGCGGCGCTACAACCGCGAAACTCTTGAAGTAAAGTACCGAGGACTCTCGGTGGCCGACGCCCTCGACCTCACCGTCGAGGCCGCGCTCGCCACCTTCGACACCCTCCCCAACGTGCGAGTCCGCCTCGAGGCCCTCGCGCGGGTCGGCCTCGGCTACCTCACCCTCGGGCAGGCGGCGACGACCCTCTCGGGCGGCGAGGCGCAGCGCGTGAAGCTGGCGCGCGAGCTGGCCCGCACCGCGACCGGGCAGACCCTCTATGTGCTCGACGAGCCCACCACGGGCCTCCACTTCGGCGACATCGAGGTGCTCCTCGTGGCCCTTCAGGGGCTCGCCGACCTGGGCAACACCGTGGTCGTCATCGAGCACAACCTCGACGTCGTCGCGTGCGCCGACTGGGTGGTCGACGTGGGCCCGGACGGCGGCGAGCTCGGCGGCCAGATCGTGGCGGTGGGCACGCCCGAGGCGATCGCCGCCCACCCCACGTCGCACACCGGGCGTTACCTCGCGCCCGTGCTCGCGCGCGCAGGCACGCAGGCGGAAGGGAAGCGCGCCGGCGCGAAGAAGACCGGCACAAAGGCAAAGCCCGCGACCTCGGCCGGTGCGGCGGGTCACGGGCGGCGCCCCTAG
- a CDS encoding Uma2 family endonuclease: protein MRVLPGEHAAVGADQFVYFDPQDPRRKCAPDAFVKLGVPAQAITSWKTWERGAPDLCVEILSPSDTQEKQTLQEKLERFGAMGVLEVVVFDADAPVGARIRAWESVKGDLVERVVEKESTFSVVLRKWFVVAPYLAEGLPAIFRLEAALRLADDEHGTSLVPTPDDHRLAEETARAAAEAARAAAEAARADAAEAELARLRGRRG from the coding sequence GTGCGGGTGCTCCCCGGCGAGCACGCGGCGGTCGGGGCGGACCAGTTCGTCTATTTCGATCCGCAAGACCCGCGTCGAAAGTGCGCGCCGGACGCGTTCGTGAAGCTCGGCGTGCCCGCGCAGGCGATCACCTCGTGGAAGACCTGGGAGAGGGGCGCCCCGGACCTCTGCGTGGAGATCCTGAGCCCGTCGGACACGCAAGAGAAGCAGACGCTCCAGGAGAAGCTCGAGCGGTTCGGGGCCATGGGCGTGCTCGAGGTGGTGGTGTTCGACGCGGACGCGCCGGTCGGCGCGCGCATTCGCGCGTGGGAGTCGGTGAAGGGGGACCTCGTGGAGCGCGTCGTGGAGAAGGAGAGCACCTTCAGCGTCGTGCTTCGCAAGTGGTTCGTGGTCGCGCCGTACCTGGCCGAGGGTCTCCCCGCGATCTTCCGGCTCGAGGCGGCCCTGCGCCTCGCCGACGACGAGCACGGGACGAGCCTCGTGCCCACTCCGGACGATCACCGCCTCGCCGAAGAGACCGCCCGCGCAGCCGCCGAGGCCGCCCGCGCAGCCGCCGAGGCCGCCCGCGCCGACGCCGCGGAGGCCGAGCTCGCGAGGCTCCGCGGGCGGCGAGGGTGA
- a CDS encoding Uma2 family endonuclease, translated as MKYVRPIRPLHFPASDPEWDMGQSHRHLRLCEVLYQLLCGVLPGEHAAVGADQFVYFDPRDPRRKCAPDAFVKLGVPAQAITSWKTWERGAPDLCVEILSPSDTEEKQTLQEKLERFGAMGVLEVVVFDADAPVGARIRAWESVKGDLVERVVEKESTFSVVLRKWFVVAPYLAEGLPAIFRLEAALRLADDEDGTSLVPTPDDHRLAEETARAAAEAARADAAEAELARLRGRRG; from the coding sequence GTGAAGTACGTCCGCCCGATTCGGCCGCTGCACTTCCCTGCCAGCGATCCGGAGTGGGACATGGGCCAGAGTCATCGACACCTGCGGCTGTGCGAGGTGCTGTATCAGCTGCTGTGCGGGGTGCTCCCCGGCGAGCACGCGGCGGTGGGGGCGGACCAGTTCGTCTATTTCGATCCTCGGGATCCGCGCCGAAAGTGCGCGCCGGACGCGTTCGTGAAGCTCGGCGTGCCCGCGCAGGCGATCACCTCGTGGAAGACCTGGGAGAGGGGCGCCCCGGACCTCTGCGTGGAGATCCTGAGCCCGTCGGACACCGAAGAGAAGCAGACGCTCCAGGAGAAGCTCGAGCGGTTCGGGGCCATGGGAGTGCTCGAGGTGGTGGTGTTCGACGCGGACGCGCCGGTCGGCGCGCGCATTCGTGCGTGGGAGTCGGTGAAGGGGGACCTCGTGGAGCGCGTCGTGGAGAAGGAGAGCACCTTCAGCGTCGTGCTTCGCAAGTGGTTCGTGGTCGCGCCGTACCTGGCCGAGGGTCTCCCCGCGATCTTCCGGCTCGAGGCGGCCCTGCGCCTCGCCGACGACGAGGACGGGACGAGCCTCGTGCCCACTCCCGACGATCACCGCCTCGCCGAAGAGACCGCCCGCGCAGCCGCCGAGGCCGCCCGCGCCGACGCCGCGGAGGCCGAGCTCGCGAGGCTCCGCGGGCGGCGAGGGTGA
- a CDS encoding TraR/DksA C4-type zinc finger protein: protein MNKQQLKKFKTLLVEKRDEIVKKAKQTLEEDMSLDSNDLPDEMDLASSEYLQSFTFRLRGREKVFLDKIEKALRKVEDGSFGTCESCEEEIGVKRLEARPETTLCIRCKEDQERQEKDYS from the coding sequence ATGAACAAGCAGCAGCTGAAGAAGTTCAAGACCCTCCTGGTCGAAAAGCGAGACGAGATCGTCAAGAAGGCGAAGCAGACCCTCGAGGAGGACATGTCGCTCGACTCGAACGACCTCCCCGACGAAATGGACCTCGCGTCGAGCGAGTACCTGCAGAGCTTCACGTTCCGCCTCCGCGGCCGCGAGAAGGTCTTCCTCGATAAAATCGAGAAGGCGCTCCGCAAGGTCGAGGACGGGTCGTTCGGCACCTGCGAGTCGTGCGAGGAAGAGATCGGCGTGAAGCGCCTCGAGGCTCGACCGGAGACCACGCTCTGCATCCGCTGCAAGGAAGACCAAGAGCGGCAAGAGAAAGACTACTCGTAG
- a CDS encoding Uma2 family endonuclease, which yields MGQSHRHLRLCEVLYQLLCGVLPGEHAAVGADQFVYFDPQDPRRKCAPDAFVKLGVPAQAITSWKTWERGAPDLCVEILSPSDTEEKQTLQEKLERFGAMGVLEVVVFDADAPVGARIRAWESVKGDLVERVVGEGEHLQRRASQVVRGRAVPGRGSPRDLPARGGPAPRRRRGRDEPRAHSRRAPPRRGEVEGRRRGGRARKAPRAAAVTPRPHGFARPDGRPVT from the coding sequence ATGGGCCAGAGTCATCGACACCTGCGGCTGTGCGAGGTGCTGTATCAGCTGCTGTGCGGGGTGCTCCCCGGCGAGCACGCGGCGGTCGGGGCGGACCAGTTCGTCTATTTCGACCCGCAAGACCCACGTCGAAAGTGCGCGCCGGACGCGTTCGTGAAGCTCGGCGTGCCCGCGCAGGCGATCACCTCGTGGAAGACCTGGGAGAGGGGCGCCCCGGATCTCTGCGTGGAGATCCTGAGCCCGTCGGACACCGAAGAGAAGCAGACGCTCCAGGAGAAGCTCGAGCGGTTCGGGGCCATGGGAGTGCTCGAGGTGGTGGTGTTCGACGCGGACGCGCCGGTCGGCGCGCGCATTCGCGCGTGGGAGTCGGTGAAGGGGGACCTCGTGGAGCGCGTCGTGGGAGAAGGAGAGCACCTTCAGCGTCGTGCTTCGCAAGTGGTTCGTGGTCGCGCCGTACCTGGCCGAGGGTCTCCCCGCGATCTTCCGGCTCGAGGCGGCCCTGCGCCTCGCCGACGACGAGGACGGGACGAGCCTCGTGCCCACTCCCGACGAGCGCCGCCTCGCCGCGGAGAGGTCGAGGGCCGACGCCGCGGAGGCCGAGCTCGCAAGGCTCCGCGAGCGGCTGCGGTGACCCCGCGCCCGCACGGTTTCGCCCGCCCCGACGGTCGCCCCGTGACGTGA
- a CDS encoding DEAD/DEAH box helicase: MSADTTRLLSVLPKDRLRQLALAQDVRVPTSSTQASLAALLGASGKLTPRVLAERLFRDELRAACRVLELPFDGRSRAELAARLLEALGDKDSTPPSALFGTGPASALKPGALVRARHRQWLVLDVISAPSPPADDPAPLSQPSHTRVSVVCLDDDDSGRRAELVWERELGAKVVEPHTEGLGGAATLDPPRAFAAYYHALLWAKVTAADATRLQSPFRAGIKLFNHQLTPLRKALALPRANLFIADDVGLGKTIEAGLVASELALRQRVDFMLIVCPASVALQWKAEMQRRFGLTFEIYSRAFVARRRRERGFSVLPFSTSARFILTYPLLRRPEVKEPLFQFLGKRRKKSLLILDEAHTVAPATSLRYAVDSKITKTARELAPKFENRLFLSATPHNGHSNSFSALLELLDNQRFTRGVPITSDKELEPVMVRRLKSDLRSLDGAGTFPERRVVRVSVGTEECVEVRLSELLAEYTALAAPKKGRGRFPFISLQKRLLSSVEAFARTVEKHAQGVAERAGVAADEEDDDLEGAADGDADRDADDAGEDAGEEVSDDVLLERLDEATELASRRSGALDGRAREVLEELRAVARRARTQPCHKTLSLIRWVQENLCVGGTSTKAGRLSWGTRRVIVFTEYVDTLRMLREALLGALEGLPRPEDHILELTGSLGEDQREEVQRAFNAPPSEEPVRILLCTDAAREGLNLQAHCADLFHFDLPWNPGRMEQRNGRIDRTLQPAPEVRCHYFVYPDRKEDLVLARVMDKVVTIRSELGSLSSVLDDAVERALEAGISGETERLVDKLTKVGERAARAEVAQRELEQTRTLAKLKRETDASARALERSREGLRLTAEALAELVDQGLRLAGTSGLIPVSGVQGAYTLPPLPASWTETLDSVRVGRRRDESLWDWRRKPLLPVVFEPPVLYGDASAHLHLAHPLVLRILSRFRAQGHSAHDLGRVTVVRAKGAMPRAVCFGRLSLFGEGARILHDELVSVAADWLESKEDGHLERYDEEKEQRLLDELEGLWGSRSDGQNSTRNDVPPAVAQKLAASAQGDFARMWVDVAAEAEDLAKKAEQALALRGKEESIALVRILDEQREAIQRRLDDTQMPLLLSEPDETDATAKRERGQWNDERRAMRERLVALEAERRAEPPQIEASYQVLRRRLVPVGLVYLWPETRG; this comes from the coding sequence ATGTCCGCCGACACGACGCGCCTGCTCTCCGTCCTCCCCAAGGATCGCCTGCGCCAGCTCGCCCTCGCGCAGGACGTGCGCGTCCCGACGTCGAGCACGCAGGCCTCGCTGGCCGCGCTGCTCGGCGCGTCCGGGAAGCTCACGCCGCGCGTGCTCGCCGAGCGGCTCTTTCGGGACGAGCTCCGCGCCGCGTGCCGGGTCCTTGAGCTGCCGTTCGACGGGAGGTCCCGCGCTGAGCTGGCCGCCCGCCTCCTCGAGGCCCTGGGCGACAAGGACTCGACGCCGCCCTCCGCGCTCTTCGGTACCGGCCCCGCGTCCGCCCTCAAGCCCGGTGCCCTTGTGCGCGCGCGGCACCGGCAGTGGCTCGTCCTCGACGTGATCTCCGCGCCCTCTCCCCCGGCGGACGACCCGGCGCCGCTGTCTCAGCCGTCGCATACACGCGTCTCGGTCGTGTGCCTCGACGACGACGACTCGGGTCGGCGCGCCGAGCTCGTCTGGGAGCGAGAGCTCGGCGCGAAGGTCGTCGAGCCGCACACCGAGGGCCTCGGCGGCGCCGCCACGCTCGACCCGCCGCGCGCGTTCGCGGCGTATTACCACGCGCTCCTCTGGGCGAAGGTCACCGCGGCGGACGCGACGCGGCTTCAGTCGCCGTTTCGCGCGGGGATAAAGCTCTTCAACCACCAGCTCACGCCGCTCCGCAAGGCGCTCGCGCTGCCCCGCGCGAACCTCTTCATCGCCGACGACGTGGGGCTCGGGAAGACCATCGAGGCGGGGCTCGTCGCGTCCGAGCTCGCCCTCCGTCAGCGCGTCGACTTCATGCTCATCGTCTGCCCCGCGTCGGTCGCCCTCCAGTGGAAGGCGGAGATGCAGCGGCGCTTCGGCCTCACCTTCGAGATCTACAGCCGGGCGTTCGTCGCGCGTCGACGGCGCGAGCGCGGCTTCTCGGTGCTGCCCTTCTCCACGAGCGCGCGGTTCATCCTCACGTATCCCCTCTTGCGACGCCCCGAGGTGAAGGAGCCCCTCTTCCAGTTCCTCGGGAAGCGGCGCAAGAAGTCGCTGCTGATCCTCGACGAGGCCCACACGGTCGCTCCCGCGACCTCCCTCCGGTACGCGGTCGACTCCAAGATCACCAAGACCGCGCGCGAGCTCGCGCCCAAGTTCGAGAATCGTCTATTCCTCTCTGCGACTCCCCACAACGGACACTCGAATAGCTTCTCGGCGCTGCTCGAGCTGCTCGACAACCAGCGCTTCACGCGGGGCGTCCCGATCACCTCCGACAAGGAGCTCGAGCCGGTGATGGTGCGCCGGCTCAAGTCGGACCTGCGCTCGCTCGACGGCGCCGGCACCTTCCCCGAGCGGCGGGTGGTGCGGGTCTCGGTGGGCACCGAGGAGTGCGTAGAGGTCCGGCTCTCCGAGCTGCTGGCCGAATACACCGCCCTCGCCGCCCCCAAGAAGGGGCGCGGGCGCTTCCCGTTCATCAGCCTCCAGAAGCGGCTCTTGTCGTCGGTCGAGGCCTTCGCGCGGACGGTGGAGAAACACGCGCAGGGCGTGGCCGAGCGGGCCGGGGTCGCGGCCGACGAGGAAGACGACGACCTCGAGGGCGCGGCGGACGGAGACGCGGACAGAGACGCGGACGACGCGGGCGAGGACGCGGGCGAGGAGGTCTCGGACGACGTGCTCCTCGAACGCCTCGACGAGGCCACGGAGCTCGCGAGCCGGCGCTCGGGGGCGCTCGATGGGCGCGCGCGCGAGGTGCTCGAGGAGCTCCGCGCCGTCGCGCGGCGAGCGCGCACGCAGCCCTGCCACAAGACCCTCTCGCTCATTCGATGGGTGCAGGAGAACCTCTGCGTGGGCGGCACGTCGACCAAGGCGGGCAGGCTCTCCTGGGGCACCCGCCGCGTGATCGTGTTCACCGAATACGTCGACACGCTGCGCATGCTCCGCGAGGCGCTGCTCGGCGCGCTCGAAGGCCTGCCGCGCCCGGAGGACCACATCCTGGAGCTCACGGGCTCCCTCGGGGAGGACCAGCGCGAAGAGGTGCAGCGCGCGTTCAACGCGCCTCCGAGCGAGGAGCCGGTGCGCATCCTCTTGTGCACCGACGCGGCGCGCGAGGGCCTGAACCTCCAGGCGCACTGCGCGGATCTGTTTCACTTCGATTTGCCCTGGAATCCCGGGCGCATGGAGCAGCGGAACGGGCGCATCGACAGGACTCTTCAGCCGGCGCCGGAGGTGCGCTGTCACTATTTCGTCTATCCCGATCGCAAGGAGGACCTGGTCCTGGCGCGGGTGATGGACAAGGTCGTCACGATTCGTAGCGAGCTCGGCTCGCTCTCGTCGGTGCTGGACGACGCGGTCGAGCGCGCGCTCGAGGCGGGCATCTCCGGCGAGACCGAGCGCCTCGTCGACAAGCTCACGAAGGTGGGCGAGCGGGCCGCGCGGGCCGAGGTGGCGCAGCGCGAGCTCGAACAGACCCGTACGCTCGCCAAGCTGAAGAGAGAGACCGACGCGTCGGCGCGCGCCCTCGAGCGCTCGCGCGAGGGGCTGCGGCTCACCGCCGAGGCGCTCGCCGAGCTCGTCGACCAGGGGCTCCGCCTCGCGGGGACGAGCGGGCTCATTCCCGTGTCGGGGGTCCAAGGCGCCTACACGTTGCCTCCGCTCCCGGCGAGCTGGACCGAGACCCTCGACTCCGTCCGGGTAGGGCGCCGTCGCGACGAGTCGCTCTGGGACTGGCGACGAAAGCCCCTGTTGCCCGTGGTGTTCGAGCCCCCCGTGCTCTACGGCGACGCGTCGGCGCACCTCCACCTCGCGCACCCGCTCGTGCTCCGCATTCTCTCCCGCTTTCGGGCGCAGGGGCACTCGGCCCACGATCTCGGCCGCGTGACCGTGGTGCGCGCGAAGGGCGCCATGCCGCGCGCGGTGTGCTTCGGTCGCCTCTCGCTCTTCGGCGAGGGCGCGCGCATTCTCCACGATGAGCTCGTGAGCGTGGCGGCGGACTGGCTCGAGTCCAAAGAAGACGGCCACCTCGAGCGCTACGACGAGGAGAAGGAGCAGCGCCTCCTCGACGAGCTCGAGGGGCTGTGGGGGAGCCGGAGCGACGGGCAGAACAGCACGCGGAACGACGTGCCCCCCGCCGTCGCGCAGAAGCTCGCGGCCTCGGCCCAGGGCGACTTCGCGCGCATGTGGGTCGACGTGGCGGCGGAGGCGGAAGACCTCGCGAAGAAGGCCGAGCAAGCGCTCGCGCTGCGGGGAAAGGAGGAGTCCATCGCGCTCGTGCGCATCCTCGACGAGCAGCGCGAGGCCATCCAGCGGAGGCTCGACGACACGCAGATGCCCCTCTTGCTGAGCGAGCCGGACGAGACCGACGCGACGGCCAAGCGTGAGCGTGGGCAGTGGAACGACGAGCGCCGGGCCATGCGCGAGAGGCTCGTCGCCCTGGAGGCAGAGCGGCGCGCCGAGCCTCCGCAGATTGAGGCCTCGTACCAAGTGTTGCGGCGGCGCCTCGTGCCGGTGGGGCTCGTGTACTTGTGGCCCGAGACGCGCGGGTAG